The segment GAGGCTGTCAGTGGGGGCCTCCCTGTGGGCATCTTTGTGctctcatatttttttttcctctttttcttccctgcatgaattttgtattttcGGTGTGCAGCTGCTTTGAACTTCCTTCCCCTGAAGTGATAGGCAAAAATGGCCTTTAAATTAAGTTTTGACTTCTGCTGCTTGGAAACTTCCAATGATTTCCCTGGACTTTGGGGACACAGAGAAGAATCTGAGGAGCTTTCATCATCAGGTACTCCTGTAACAGATGCAGCTTGTTGCCTTGAAGACTGAGATCTCCTTTTCCGCTTTGAAGGTGCAATGGAGCACTCAGGACGAGCAGCAGAGACatcactgaagaagaaaaaagtatttactTTAAAAGAAGGTACACTTTTATGATACATTACACAGGTTCTCCACAGGAAAAGTTCTGAACTGGAGATAAAAACTCACATTTCTGAATCACTGCTAATCACTAAAAcctcagaagctgctgctgattTGCACATGCTGTTAGGATGAGCTGAAGactccccaggagcagccgCCCTCTGCCTTGAACGGGAACGCTCTGTTCCTGTATTCCTTTGCCATGAGTACACCTCCGATGGCTCCTTCTGCTGATGGCTGATCAGCTCCTGGGCATCAGGGTAATCAGAGCCAGAAGCCTGGGCTTCATCTGTATCAGTCATGTTTCAGTTTGCCCTAAAAAGCAATGAGAATTTAAGAaactaaaacaatttttttatttatcaggTAACAAACTTTCCTCTACTCCGCTCATGATCACAGGGTAAACTCACAAGATAAATCTCGAGCAAACTTGAGCAGAGATTTTCCTATGAACTATGACCAGTTATATTTTTCATACTAACATTTAGGTCACAGCCACTCACCTAAAGATATTCACAGCATAACTGAGGTCAGAAATTTTTTAGAATCTTTTTagtccagctcctgcccaaAGGAAGGCAAACATCAGCGGTGCAACAGATTGTTTAGAGACTCACTGAGATGAATTCTGAATGTTTGAACCCTCTCTCTGCTAGGGGTAAGTTTTCCTCCAAATAAGCACACATACAAGTAGCCATTGGCTTCTTATACTTGTAAGGACATTGCAGTTAAAGACATACATCAATACTTACTTCACTGTGGTTTAAAACCTTTAAATTAACCCAAGACACTGTCATTGTGAGAAGCAATACCatcttccctgttttttttgTAAGCTGTAAGATACCTAGAATCTTCTGCCCTTAACAATCCATCACCCATTTGTTCACTGGCTATTAATCGTCAGAGATCAGCCCCAGAActaaaatgttaattttcacTTGAATCTGCAAGACAACAATCTAGCTCTTCAGTGGCCCGAGTCTATACAAAAGCGACTGGAACACACAGCAAAGGAACCTGGTTTTTCCTCTGTAACAGCCTAAAGTTATTTTACCTGCTTGTCAAGTCATTGACTAGCCCTGTAGACCTGAATCTTTTGAATTTTACTGTGCTTTTTGGAGTTTTACTAACTCATCATCATACCCTTCAAGATTTCAATTGTAGTTACACATAGTTTAGCATCTGAAGTCATCCAATGTCCTCACATAACCTGCAGCAGATCATTCTGAGGGCACATGCACTCAACCAAAGGATCAGCCAGCATGACTTTAGGAAAGGTAGGTCCCAACTGGCCCACCTGATCTCctatgaccaggtgacccatTTAGTGCATGAGGCAAAGGCCGCGGATGTTGTCTGCCTGCACCTCAGTAAAGCTTTGGACACCATTTCTCACAGCATTTccctggagaaactggctgctcatggcttgGATGGGTGCACTGCTCACTGCATTAAAAACTGGATGGATGACTGGGCCCTGAGAGTGGTGCTGAATGGAGTTACATCCACCTGGTAGCTGGTCGTAAGCGAGGTTCCCAGGGATCAGTGCTGGGGCCAGACCAGGTTAATGTCTTCACTGAGGACCCCAAAACGCGGTTCAAGTGCATTCTCATTCAGTTCGCAGGAGACACCAACTTGGGTGGGAatgttgatctgctggaagggaggaaggctctgcagaggtgcCTGCACAGGTTGGATTGATGGTCTGAAGCCAAGTGAGTGAGGTTTAACAAGGCAAAGTGCCGActcctgcacttgggtcacagcagaaaaggcctGGGAGTGCTGgacaacagcagctgaacatgatccatgctgtgcccagggggccaagaaggccgatggcatcctggcctggctcagccatggtgtgggcagcaggagcagggcagtgaccgtccccctgtgctgggcactgctgaggccactcctccaatgctgtgctcagttctgggcccctcatgCACCAGCTTCACCAGGCCTATGCGCGCACACCACTAACGCTGCCTCACCCATGGCCTGAACCTGAACCACGGTTCACCCGAACACAGACCCAGAACCAAAACCAAGGCCCAGGACAGCGGCAGCAGTGCCGCTCTGACCGCACCGCTCCTGCCCAGTACTCACAAGTCGCAGCTCAGCATCCTTTGCAGGCCACTACCGCAGCTCCGGCCTGGTTCGCTGGGCACAGCATGCAGATCccttaggaaaggaaaaaaacatctaAACTTGCTGAAGAACCTGACAAAGGGCCAGGCACACCGCTCGCCCCCTCGCCAGGCTCGGCTGCCAGCGGCGTGCTGGGGCCGGCGCCACCCCGCCGGCACCGCTCCGCGGGGTCCCTCCCCGACCGCCGCAACGCGCCCCGGTCCTCGGGGCACGATTCCACAGCGCCCggactgtccctgcagcccgGGTCCCTCGCTCGCGGGCCCCGGCAGCACGGATGGCGGCGGATCCGCCCGGACCCACCTGCGTGCGCCTCCCGGTGCCCCGCCGCAAAGGGCGGGCAATGGCCTCCCCGCACCTTAAATAGCGCCGGGCTCTCGCGAGAGGCGCGCGGGCCGACGGGAAGGAGGacgggagggagggggaaggagaatGGCGCCATTCTGGGAGTGGCAGCGGGGCCGCGCCCGGGGGCGGAGCCGACCGGAGCCAAGCCGAGCCGTGCCTAGgtgtgccgtgccgtgccgtgctgTGCCAAGCCGTGCCGTGCCTTGCCTGGCTTCGCCTTGCTGTGCCAGTCGCGGACGGCAGGGCAAGTACGTGCGGTCGGGCCATAGCGGCGGTCGGTGCGTAGCAGAGATCGGGCAGGTCCCGGCTCCCTCGGCTTCCCGCCCGGTGAGAGGCTCCCGTTCCCGCTGTGCTGCTTGTCCTCCCCCGCGCTGCCCAGGCTCCTCCgagctggctgctccagcctgaacagccccttccttcccctcgCAGCCATGCCAGGCGTGCTGCCGGCTTTAGCGCTCCCTCGCTCCAGTACTCTTCGCTGCCTTTGCCTGCTGGGACGCTCTCTGTCCCTGCGGAC is part of the Prinia subflava isolate CZ2003 ecotype Zambia chromosome 3, Cam_Psub_1.2, whole genome shotgun sequence genome and harbors:
- the TAF1D gene encoding TATA box-binding protein-associated factor RNA polymerase I subunit D; translated protein: MTDTDEAQASGSDYPDAQELISHQQKEPSEVYSWQRNTGTERSRSRQRAAAPGESSAHPNSMCKSAAASEVLVISSDSEIDVSAARPECSIAPSKRKRRSQSSRQQAASVTGVPDDESSSDSSLCPQSPGKSLEVSKQQKSKLNLKAIFAYHFRGRKFKAAAHRKYKIHAGKKKRKKKYESTKMPTGRPPLTASPQEQKRRLLDRGFQFPFVEKHYGEKHIPLKMVVGYEQAAAKGYFNYIKVLKYEEHLKKALKALQASDDLEKECVMLRKHKYLDDEGPISPIQETDDDEDSFNSDAQEHLDARVVENSSFILSSTIPSKKKSKPGRNCAKPPEVIEIVDEEDGAEENSVPLQGSPR